Proteins encoded in a region of the Orcinus orca chromosome 8, mOrcOrc1.1, whole genome shotgun sequence genome:
- the KCNJ5 gene encoding G protein-activated inward rectifier potassium channel 4 has product MMSSLIQHTPAMAGDSRNAMNQDMEIGVTPRDPKKVPKQARDYIPIATDRTRLLAEGKKPRQRYMEKSGKCNVHHGNVQETYRYLSDLFTTLVDLKWRFNLLVFTMVYTVTWLFFGFIWWLIAYIRGDLDHIGDREWIPCVENLSGFVSAFLFSIETETTIGYGFRVITEKCPEGIILLLVQAILGSIVNAFMVGCMFVKISQPKKRAETLMFSSNAVISLRDEKLCLMFRVGDLRNSHIVEASIRAKLIKSRQTKEGEFIPLNQTDINVGFDTGDDRLFLVSPLIISHEINEKSPFWEMSRAQLNQEEFEIVVILEGMVEATGMTCQARSSYMDTEVLWGHRFTPVLTLEKGFYEVDYNTFHDTYETNTPSCCAKELAEMKREGRLLQFLPSPPLPAGCAGAELDAEAEQDGEEEPEGPSGSRETRGSV; this is encoded by the exons ATGATGTCTTCTTTAATTCAGCATACCCCAGCTATGGCTGGCGATTCTAGGAATGCCATGAACCAGGATATGGAGATTGGGGTCACTCCCAGGGACCCTAAGAAGGTTCCCAAGCAGGCCCGCGATTATATCCCCATTGCCACCGACCGCACGCGCCTGCTGGCGGAGGGCAAGAAGCCCCGGCAGCGCTACATGGAGAAGAGTGGCAAGTGCAACGTCCACCACGGCAACGTCCAGGAGACCTACCGCTACCTGAGCGACCTGTTCACCACCCTGGTGGACCTCAAGTGGCGCTTCAACCTGCTCGTCTTCACCATGGTCTACACCGTCACCTGGCTGTTCTTCGGGTTCATCTGGTGGCTCATTGCTTACATCCGGGGCGACCTGGACCACATCGGGGACCGGGAGTGGATCCCCTGTGTCGAAAACCTCAGTGGCTTCGTGTCTGCCTTCCTGTTCTCCATCGAGACCGAGACCACCATCGGGTACGGCTTCCGGGTGATCACGGAGAAGTGTCCGGAGGGCATCATCCTCCTTCTGGTCCAGGCCATCCTCGGCTCCATCGTCAACGCCTTCATGGTGGGGTGCATGTTCGTCAAGATCAGCCAGCCCAAGAAGAGAGCCGAGACCCTCATGTTCTCCAGCAACGCCGTCATCTCCCTGCGGGACGAGAAGCTCTGCCTCATGTTCAGGGTGGGCGACCTTCGCAACTCGCACATCGTGGAGGCCTCCATCCGCGCCAAGCTCATCAAGTCCCGGCAGACCAAGGAGGGGGAGTTCATCCCGCTGAACCAGACCGACATCAACGTGGGCTTCGACACGGGGGACGACCGCCTCTTCCTGGTGTCCCCGCTCATCATCTCTCACGAGATCAACGAGAAGAGCCCTTTCTGGGAGATGTCGCGGGCCCAGCTGAATCAGGAGGAGTTTGAAATCGTGGTCATCCTGGAAGGGATGGTGGAGGCAACAG GCATGACTTGCCAAGCACGGAGCTCCTACATGGATACGGAGGTGCTCTGGGGCCACCGATTCACTCCAGTCCTCACCCTGGAAAAGGGCTTCTATGAGGTGGACTACAACACCTTCCACGACACCTATGAAACAAACACGCCCAGCTGCTGTGCCAAGGAGCTGGCAGAAATGAAGCGGGAAGGCCGGCTCCTGCAGTTCCTCCCCAGTCCCCCACTGCCAGCAGGCTGTGCTGGAGCAGAGCTGGACGCAGAGGCTGAgcaggatggagaggaagagCCTGAGGGTCCGAGTGGGTCCCGGGAGACCAGGGGCTCGGTGTGA